AAAAGAGGCCTTGCCTGGGATGCTGGTGTGGGACAGTGTGTCAGGGGAGCTGCTAattaggggcaggaaaggaggcAGTCGTGAGACCCACTCTCCACAGGATGTGTGTGGGGGGACAGGGCAGCCAGGCAACAGGCCTCTCCCCCCGTCCTCCTGTCACTGCTCCTGGGGCCTTCAGGCTCCAGGGCCTTCTTCCTCCACGGAAAAGCTTTCTTAGCTGGCTCTCCCTCCCCTCcgtctctcttcttccctctgtcCCTTTCACCAACCTCCCAAGATGGAGAAACTTGAAAGCCAACCCTGGGCAGTGGGAGGAAAGCAGCAAAACCTGGTGAGATCCTTCAACATCCCCAGCTTCCTTCCTACCTGGCTGGGCTGCCTGGACGGGAGGGGTGGAGTCCCATCCCACCATCAGCAGGGAGAGAGCCACCGTGGGGTGAAGGACACATGCCATCTCTAGGCTGGAGTCTTATCCAGGGCACTGTCTACCGAGCACCAGTTCCGTGCCAGGTCCTGCTCTGGGCACTGGAGTGACAGTGTGCATAGGATAATAGCTCAGTTTTCAAGGAGCTCCAAAGTCCAGGTGGGGAGGTGACCCGGCAAAAGGCTAGCTCAGTGGAGAAAAGCCTCTGAAAAAGCCTTGCATGAAAAGTGGGTTTCATCAAGTAAGGTCAGGGGAGAAGGCATTCTGAAGAAGGGACAAAGACCTAGACATGACAGTGCTTAGTTCACGCGGGAAGTAAGGTGTGGTCCACAGATCTCTTCTCTTACAAGAGAGAGGTGACTGCACAAGTAAGTGAGGCCAGGGTGGGTCAAAGGGTCTTATTGGCTAAGCTGATTGGTCTTGATCTCATGGGGGCCGAGGGGCTGTGGGAGGATTTTAGCAGGAAGGAGCTGTGGGCTGGTGTGGGGAccgggtgggagggggcaggggcctGGATGTGGGGCGTGGAATCTAGAAGTGGTGATTCAGAGGCAGAATCTGAGGCTTGGCAACTGATTGGGATCAGGTGCCGAGTTACTCAGGAGGAGCTGCGGGGCTTTGGGCAAACCTCACGACCCCacgaagcctcagtttccccactggtGAGATGGACAGTTGACCCAGATGGTCTCTGGAGCTGCTTCCTGCTCTGATTCTTTATGCTTTACAGTACAGGGCCTGCCCATGGAAGTGATTTGCGGGTGTTGGGCCAGGAAGGGGACCCGTGCTAAGCCAGGGCAAGGGGAGTTGGGGAGCAGCCCCTCCGCATTTAGGTAAAGCTGGGAATGGGGAGAGGTAGGACGAGGGGCTCTGTGTCTTCTGGATTGACTTAGGCTGTGGTAGGGGTCCCCGAGGGCTCTGCGGGCCCACACACTCAGGGCCTGCCCCAGCCCGGAGGGGGAGTGTGGGGAAAGCCCCGGTGTCCAGAGCTGAAGCTGGGAGGGGAGCCCAGGCTGCAGCAGCACCAGAGCGAATGCGACCACTGGTTTCCCCAAAAGCAGACCCCAAGCCACGATTCTGGGTGCAAGAGGTTTATTTGGGCGGTGATCCAAGAAAGCACATAAGGGAGTAGGGACAGGAGGGACAGAAGGAAAACCAAGAAGAACTTTGTTAATGAGAGGGTTACCGCTGTGGGCAACTGGTGGTGACCCTCGGAGGGAGACAACCCAGAATACACTCCAGAGTTGTCCCACTGAGGGACGATGAAGCTGAGGTCTGTGATCACCAACTCCTGTTCCTTGCCGCCTGAGGGTCACTCCTGAGAGCATTAACTCCCAACACTTCCAGCCTGCCTGGTGCACGGGCTGAGAGACACAGGCACTGTCAGCGTGGGCTGGAACCCCAGGGTCCTCCAGGGTGGGCCGGGGTGCTCCAGATGGGGCGCTGCTGGTGTCTGCTCTATCCCTGAAGTCAACTCCTCGGAACTGAAAGACTAGGTCGGGCCTCCCTAAGGCCCAGCAGCTCTGATGGGCAGCCGTCAGCTGACACTCGAAGACCCTGGCCAAGGGCTCCCCATCCAGAGGGGCCCCAGAGGAAAGAGCGAGGCAGCCCGTGACGGTGAACAGGGCAGTGGGCAGGCCTCAGCTCAGGACACCACCCTCCTCTGCAGGTACTGGGCCAGGTACCTGTGCTTGAGGACCCGGGGCAtctcaggagggaagggggctgaGGGGCAGGCAGCGAGGGCTGCCCGCAGTTCTCTGaaggccccccaccccaccaggtgGACTTGGGCAGGGCCCACACTGCCCCGGAACCGCAGGGACTTGTAGCGAGCGGAGGCTTCCTGAAGGCAGTGGTCAAGCTGGAAACAGAACGGCCTGCGTGAGGCTGGTGTGGGGCTGGGTGGCGTGTGGTGAGGCACGCACGGCTGTGTCCAGGGAATGCGTGGGTAGGAGTTtcgtgtgtatacgtgtgtgtctgtgggactcatccctcccttcccagagccccagggaggtttctcctccccacacccctcctccccatccctcccctgtGCCCACAGCACCTGGGGGCGTGCAGAGTGAAAGGGACATGCAGTCATATCTTGTCCCTGTCTCGTGTACCTTGTCTCGATTTTCCTCCGACAAGTTCCTTAGCCCCTTCAGTGCCACAAACACCTCATAGTGGGGAGCAGAACCCTCGGAGGAATCTGTAGGCAAACCCCCCACCGTGGACACGTGCTTTTGTGAACAGGGCAGCATCCAAAGCCGAAGCCTACTGCCCCCACCTGTTCTTCCCCACTCCGAGGTTCACAGCGGGGAGGAAAGGAGTTTCTTGGCAGGGAATGGGGTAAATGGAGAGAAAATGGGTAGAGGCGGCAGGAGGGATGGGAGTTAGGTATGGGGAAGGACTTTTGTTAGGAGCAGCAAAGCAGGctgactcttttctctttcctagagATCTCCCAGCAGGGTGGGTATGGGTTGGGGGACAGTCAAGCCAAGGACGGGAGGCAGGAGCCAGTGGAGAAGCTTACCCAGAATGCTGCTCTCCACACAACCATGGTCCAACAGCCTGGCCCCTGGCCACTGCCCCACCGCCCGGCCCAAGGCCTCAGAGAACACGTCCTCACCAGTGTCTTCGCCTCGAACACTCAGGGTCTGGCCCAGCCTggggaggaggaagcaggaggaagaggaacCCAGGGCACAAGGATGATCTCTCAGCCACCCAGGGGGTCACTTACCTGCAGATGAACCTGACGACCGGACACTGATTGTAGGCACCAACCACCTGGACCACGTCACCCAGGCGGCACCTGATAGAGTAGAAGTCGGGGTGAGGTCAGGCCCAAAGGCCCATTAGCTCATGCCCCTGGCTTTCAGCAGGGTTCCAGAGGGCCTGAAGTGGCCTGGGGGTGGGCAGCCAGGTGGTCACCTGGTGAGGCTGGTGTGGTCGGTCAGCACCAGTTCGTACTCCTTGCCCTTCTGGGCTTCGGCCAGTAGGACGGTGGGGGCAGCCTCTTCCCGGGTTCCTTCCTTGAGTGGGAGCAGCTCAATAAAGGGGCCTCCAGGGGGCAGAAGGTACAGGCCATGGGGCTGCTCTGGCCACAGACTCAGGCCCAACGCCCCTGTGGGGAGCAAGCGGCTTCTTCATCTGGTGGTACCATTGCTTTCTGCTGGGCAATAGCCCCTCACCCTGGATCCCAGTCCCCAATCCTCTGAACATCGATCCCACTGCTGCCCTCCCACTCCACCCTTCCTGGCTCTCCCAGGCTCAGCCCTCTGCCTCTAAGGTCTTAACTGGGAAGAGGCGGTGGTTCTGGAGGTGATGGACCTGGGGTTAAATGCTGGTGTGGTGTAAATTTGTGTGTCTCTTAACCtctatgagcctcagttttttcatctgtaaaacggagcGGCTGGTGTTGGGGAGGATTAGATGAGATGATTATATAGGGCTTGCTACTTGgcagctagctgtgtgacccctgccccctgccctcaccTCACTACCCTTGAGTCTTGCTGACCTCCAGAGGCAGCATAAGCAGGTGAGAAGAAGGCTAGCCCTTGGCACCACAAGGCCCTCAGGGCAGCCACAGCCTCGGCCTGGCCTCCTGCATCCAGAGTCACCACCACCTGAAGCTTTGGCCAGAGCCGAAGGGCCAGTCCTCGGGGTCCCTGCTCCAGGGCCTCCCGCAGCTCAGCTGCCCGTCTGGGGAGAGATGCTCCTGGGTTCCCAGCCGCTATtgcctcagccagctctttgccATCGGCCTCCAGGCCCAAGAAGACGTCTAGGAGCTCGACCGCCGTCCCAGCTTCCAGAGCCCGCAGCCCCGGGGACCTCAGTGCCTCCAGCAGCAGGGCCCTAGGGTCCTTGGTTCCAGCAGGGCCCAACTGGCCCAGGGCATGCCAAGGCCAGGGGAGGGGGTAGGGCCAAGGGGAGGAAGGGGTCACACGGGCTGTGCCTTCTGGAACCAGCACTTCTGGGCAGGTCTTCTTTAGGGCTGCCAGACCAAGCAAGGTGGCCTGGAGGGAGACAAGAGACAGTGTTGTTGGCCCTGGGCCTGAGCCAGACCCTGAGGACccaggttttctgtttgtttgtttcccatcCTGATGGGAGGGTTTGGCTGCAGTTAGGGGTCTCTGGTGGGGTTAGGCTCCAGCCTTCCCAGTTTACCTGCAGAGAGGCCTCCCCACGGTACTGGTTTGAGGTAGGGGGCAAGAGCTGCCCTCCACTTTCTTCCTCCTGGAGCTGACTGGCCTTGGTCAGAGGGAGATGATTCCGGAAGATGCCTATATCTGTAGCCCCAAAGACATCATAAAATCCTCGTGAAGCCACAGAGTTTCCCAAGAGTTTCAGGTAAGACTGGTGAGGCCCTCGAGGAAGGAACCCAGAATGggcctgggggaagaggggctgTCAGGGCTCAGGATGGGAAAATTCATCTTGAACAATCTCGGGCCTGGGTAGGGTCTCTGGGTCAGGTCCCTCTGTGTTGGCAgtagaagggggaagggaggtctTCAGGTTCTGGAATCTGACTGTCCTCTGgggtttctttctctttgggGCCACCTCCCCAGATCCTGGGAAACACACCTGTGCTCCCCCTGAGGGGACAGCGGGGACTCTGGGCTCCCTGCAGACACCGCCTCAGGGCCCGCTGCTGGCTCTGGCCCGCGTGCAGCGTGCTCTGCGCTAGGCTCTTCCGCTGCCAGGCGgctgcccagcacagggccccCCATGCCACACGGTGCTGGAGACGGACCAGCCAGGACAGCCCGGCATCCTGGGACGGCCGCCGCCGCCAGAGCACGGCCAGCGGCAGCAGCAGGAAGAACAGCAGGAGGAACAGCACCATCTCCAAGCAGCTCCTGGCAGGAGGAAGGCCTCCAAGTACTGGcactgggggcaggggggaaaACCCACTTCCTCCCCCCCACTCTCCCCGCCAAGTTAAACCTGTCAGGCAGGTGATGCGGGGGAGAGAACGTCAAGGCTTTGGGGCCACACTGACCTGAGTttggatcctggctctgccccttgtTAGCTGTCTGGCCCTGGGTAACTCAGCCAGCTGCTCTGAGCTCCGTTCCCTTCcccagtctgtaaa
This is a stretch of genomic DNA from Eschrichtius robustus isolate mEscRob2 chromosome 20, mEscRob2.pri, whole genome shotgun sequence. It encodes these proteins:
- the GHDC gene encoding GH3 domain-containing protein, whose amino-acid sequence is MVLFLLLFFLLLPLAVLWRRRPSQDAGLSWLVRLQHRVAWGALCWAAAWQRKSLAQSTLHAGQSQQRALRRCLQGAQSPRCPLRGSTDIGIFRNHLPLTKASQLQEEESGGQLLPPTSNQYRGEASLQATLLGLAALKKTCPEVLVPEGTARVTPSSPWPYPLPWPWHALGQLGPAGTKDPRALLLEALRSPGLRALEAGTAVELLDVFLGLEADGKELAEAIAAGNPGASLPRRAAELREALEQGPRGLALRLWPKLQVVVTLDAGGQAEAVAALRALWCQGLAFFSPAYAASGGALGLSLWPEQPHGLYLLPPGGPFIELLPLKEGTREEAAPTVLLAEAQKGKEYELVLTDHTSLTRCRLGDVVQVVGAYNQCPVVRFICRLGQTLSVRGEDTGEDVFSEALGRAVGQWPGARLLDHGCVESSILDSSEGSAPHYEVFVALKGLRNLSEENRDKLDHCLQEASARYKSLRFRGSVGPAQVHLVGWGAFRELRAALAACPSAPFPPEMPRVLKHRYLAQYLQRRVVS